From a single Pleurodeles waltl isolate 20211129_DDA chromosome 10, aPleWal1.hap1.20221129, whole genome shotgun sequence genomic region:
- the LOC138261113 gene encoding CUB domain-containing protein 2-like isoform X2 yields MHALALMGLLALCATGWALPALNPLLERNHRLKRDLEACGGTLTAKSGEITTPYYPLQYPRSTQCTWIIRATKLVNITFVDFELESGMNCTFDFMKFDDLSEIPVYIPKSKYCGTVAPNTWVSFRSSVQIIFSSDRTVQMRGFKLRYTAE; encoded by the exons ATGCacgccctggcactgatggggctgCTGGCACTCTGTGCCACCGGGTGGGCACTCCCTGCACTG aATCCTCTTTTGGAGAGAAATCATAGACTGAAGAGAGACCTGGAAG CTTGTGGTGGCACACTGACGGCTAAGTCTGGAGAAATAACCACCCCATACTATCCTCTGCAGTACCCAAGATCTACACAGTGCACCTGGATCATCAGAGCCACTAAACTG GTGAACATAACATTTGTAGATTTTGAGTTGGAAAGTGGCATGAATTGTACGTTCGACTTCATGAAGTTTGATGACCTATCTGAAATTCCAGTATACATTCCGAAAAGCAAATACTGCGGCACTGTTGCACCCAACACTTGGGTGTCTTTCAGAAGCTCTGTGCAAATAATCTTCTCCAGTGACAGAACTGTGCAGATGAGGGGGTTTAAACTACGTTACACTGCAG AATAA
- the LOC138261113 gene encoding CUB domain-containing protein 2-like isoform X1, translating to MKTTTTTTAATTTTPTSATSTTVKAPTALMKIITSTPTTTTKTTETTTTKATTTPTTLGTTTTVSNDRACGGTLTAKSGEITTPYYPLQYPRSTQCTWIIRATKLVNITFVDFELESGMNCTFDFMKFDDLSEIPVYIPKSKYCGTVAPNTWVSFRSSVQIIFSSDRTVQMRGFKLRYTAE from the exons ATGaagaccacaaccaccaccacagcagcaacaaccaCCACCCCCACTTCAGCGACCTCCACCACTGTAAAGGCTCCCACTGCGTTGATGAAGATAATTACCAGCACTCCAACGACAACGACCAAAACAACTGAAACTACAACCACAAAGGCAACAACAACTCCAACTACTCTGGGAACTACCACCACTGTTTCCAATGATCGAG CTTGTGGTGGCACACTGACGGCTAAGTCTGGAGAAATAACCACCCCATACTATCCTCTGCAGTACCCAAGATCTACACAGTGCACCTGGATCATCAGAGCCACTAAACTG GTGAACATAACATTTGTAGATTTTGAGTTGGAAAGTGGCATGAATTGTACGTTCGACTTCATGAAGTTTGATGACCTATCTGAAATTCCAGTATACATTCCGAAAAGCAAATACTGCGGCACTGTTGCACCCAACACTTGGGTGTCTTTCAGAAGCTCTGTGCAAATAATCTTCTCCAGTGACAGAACTGTGCAGATGAGGGGGTTTAAACTACGTTACACTGCAG AATAA